From one Leifsonia soli genomic stretch:
- the smc gene encoding chromosome segregation protein SMC — protein sequence MYLKSLTLKGFKSFAQPTTFAFEPGVTCVVGPNGSGKSNVVDALAWVMGEQGAKTLRGGKMEDVIFAGTATRGPLGRAEVQLTIDNADGALPIEYSEVTISRTLFRNGGSEYAINGQSCRLLDVQELLSDSGLGREMHVIVGQGQLDAVLHASPEDRRGFIEEAAGILKHRRRKEKTLRKLEAMQTNLTRLSDLAGEVRRQLKPLGHQAEIAREAQSIAAVVRDARARLLADEVVTLRRTLDDHGRTESERHSEQIVLQEQLEQKQLRRTRLEQALVGDAVDTARSTAFALESVQERLRGLFTLANQRVALLGSQGDAPDASPSVTPQNVQDARDEVDRLRGVVVEAEAAWTAAQAATRSARSRLDAVDEEIAAQSALVSRHDLEISKLNGQADAAAQRLAAVRGEVLRQQNALDAATERRERARAEFAAREAEAATADVGEGDLDEAYELAQATVFEAEGEIERLREELHTLERERDALAARVSALSLALDQKDGSSALVAARLPGVRGLVAEHIRVHPGYEAAIAAALGTLADAVLADDRDAAVAAVTHAAADDLGRVEVVIADAPAATVDLGGIAGVVPATSVVDAPDGVRGILAFTAIADDLDSARRAFAAFGGRSAGGPITIITTSGDVLTEHVLRGGSGAKQSRIELIADRDAAQERLTEVTSLIDRAKFALAEQRGVLQVAKEQSQAALATLREFDAKLAAQTEQVNRLKVQLEASQAEFDRLSRALEQAGERVSEAEQAAEKAKSELEAARSRPRPILDVSARDALSTELDAAREAEVEARLAVETAKERVRAEEARGVALARRLEAERAAAEEAARRAVIRRRQLDAAESVIAALPAVLASIDRSVAQARLELATAEAERASRNDELSTLRRDEDAVRQRLQAITESVHGLELQIYEKKLHLSSLLERAGSELGLVEDVLVAEYGPEVPVPVDLARDEVREPDAEVETVPFSREQQQKRLAAAERKLSQLGRVNPLALEEFAALEQRHKFLTEQLTDLTNTRKDLLTIIEDIDERMQTIFESAFADTEEAFKRVFPILFPGGQGSISLTNPDDLLTTGIEVSVKPAGKKIERLSLLSGGERSLAAVALLIAIFKARPSPFYIMDEVEAALDDANLGRLLTIFEDLRESSQLIVITHQKRTMEIADALYGVSMRQDGVSAVVGQRVAQEKAS from the coding sequence TGTACTTGAAGAGTCTGACGCTCAAGGGCTTCAAGTCGTTCGCGCAGCCGACGACGTTCGCCTTCGAGCCGGGCGTCACCTGCGTCGTCGGCCCCAACGGCTCCGGTAAGTCGAACGTGGTCGACGCGCTCGCCTGGGTGATGGGCGAGCAGGGCGCCAAGACGCTCCGCGGCGGCAAGATGGAGGACGTCATCTTCGCCGGGACGGCCACGCGCGGTCCGCTCGGCCGGGCCGAGGTGCAGCTGACCATCGACAACGCCGACGGAGCGCTGCCGATCGAGTACTCCGAGGTGACCATCTCGCGCACTCTGTTCCGCAACGGCGGCAGCGAGTACGCGATCAACGGGCAGTCCTGCCGGCTGCTGGATGTGCAGGAGCTGCTGAGCGACTCCGGTCTCGGCCGCGAGATGCACGTCATCGTCGGCCAGGGTCAGCTCGACGCCGTGCTGCACGCCAGCCCGGAGGACCGGCGGGGTTTCATCGAGGAGGCGGCCGGCATCCTGAAGCACCGCCGCCGCAAGGAGAAGACCCTCCGCAAGCTGGAGGCCATGCAGACCAACCTGACCCGGCTCAGCGACCTGGCGGGGGAGGTGCGCCGTCAGCTCAAGCCCCTCGGGCACCAGGCGGAGATCGCGCGCGAGGCGCAGTCGATTGCCGCCGTCGTGCGGGATGCGCGAGCGCGGCTGCTCGCCGACGAGGTCGTCACCCTGCGCCGCACGCTCGACGATCACGGCCGCACGGAGTCCGAGCGGCACAGCGAGCAGATCGTGCTGCAGGAGCAGCTGGAGCAGAAGCAGCTGCGCCGCACCCGGCTGGAGCAGGCGCTCGTGGGCGACGCGGTGGACACGGCGCGCAGCACCGCGTTCGCGCTGGAGTCGGTGCAGGAGCGGCTGCGCGGTCTGTTCACCCTCGCCAACCAGCGGGTGGCGTTGCTGGGCAGCCAGGGCGACGCGCCCGATGCGAGCCCGAGCGTGACCCCGCAGAACGTGCAGGACGCCCGTGACGAGGTCGATCGCCTCCGCGGCGTCGTCGTCGAGGCGGAGGCCGCGTGGACGGCGGCGCAGGCGGCGACGCGGAGCGCCCGGTCCCGCCTGGATGCGGTGGACGAGGAGATCGCGGCGCAGAGCGCGCTGGTCTCCCGTCACGACCTGGAGATCTCGAAGCTGAACGGCCAGGCCGACGCGGCCGCGCAGCGGCTGGCGGCCGTCCGCGGCGAGGTGCTGCGGCAGCAGAACGCGCTGGACGCCGCGACCGAGCGCCGCGAACGCGCCCGCGCCGAGTTCGCCGCCCGCGAGGCGGAGGCCGCGACCGCGGATGTCGGCGAGGGCGACCTCGACGAGGCGTACGAGCTGGCGCAGGCGACCGTCTTCGAGGCGGAGGGCGAGATCGAGCGGCTCCGGGAGGAGCTGCACACGCTGGAGCGCGAACGCGACGCCCTCGCGGCGCGGGTCAGCGCCCTCTCGCTCGCGCTGGACCAGAAGGACGGATCCTCGGCCCTCGTCGCCGCGCGCCTCCCGGGGGTGCGCGGGCTCGTGGCCGAGCACATCCGCGTCCATCCCGGGTACGAAGCGGCCATCGCCGCCGCCCTCGGCACGCTCGCCGACGCCGTGCTCGCCGACGACCGGGATGCGGCCGTCGCCGCGGTGACGCACGCGGCGGCCGACGACCTCGGGAGGGTCGAGGTCGTCATCGCCGACGCACCGGCCGCCACCGTCGATCTCGGCGGCATCGCCGGCGTCGTTCCGGCGACGAGTGTGGTGGATGCGCCGGACGGCGTCCGCGGCATCCTCGCCTTCACCGCCATCGCCGACGACCTGGATTCCGCCCGCCGAGCGTTCGCAGCCTTCGGCGGCCGGTCCGCCGGCGGGCCGATCACGATCATCACGACCTCCGGCGACGTGCTCACCGAGCATGTGCTGCGCGGCGGGTCCGGCGCGAAGCAGAGCCGCATCGAGCTCATCGCCGACCGCGACGCCGCGCAGGAGCGTCTCACCGAGGTCACCTCGCTGATCGACCGCGCGAAGTTCGCCCTCGCCGAGCAGCGCGGCGTTCTGCAGGTCGCCAAGGAGCAGTCGCAGGCCGCGCTCGCCACCTTGCGGGAGTTCGACGCCAAGCTGGCGGCGCAGACCGAGCAGGTGAATCGGCTCAAGGTGCAGCTGGAGGCCTCGCAGGCCGAGTTCGACCGGCTCAGCCGGGCGCTCGAGCAGGCGGGCGAGCGCGTCTCCGAGGCCGAGCAGGCAGCGGAGAAGGCGAAGTCGGAGCTGGAGGCGGCGCGCTCGCGTCCGCGTCCCATCCTCGACGTCAGCGCGCGCGACGCCCTGTCGACCGAGCTGGACGCCGCCCGCGAGGCCGAGGTCGAGGCACGCCTGGCGGTCGAGACGGCGAAGGAGCGTGTCCGCGCGGAGGAGGCCCGCGGGGTGGCGCTCGCCCGGCGGCTGGAAGCCGAGCGCGCCGCCGCCGAGGAGGCGGCCCGGCGCGCCGTCATCCGCCGTCGCCAGCTGGATGCGGCCGAGAGCGTCATCGCGGCCCTCCCGGCCGTCCTCGCGTCCATCGACCGCTCCGTCGCCCAGGCGCGGCTGGAGCTCGCGACGGCGGAGGCCGAGCGCGCCAGCCGCAACGACGAGCTGTCGACCCTGCGGCGCGATGAGGACGCGGTGCGCCAGAGGCTGCAGGCGATCACCGAGTCGGTGCACGGCCTGGAGCTGCAGATCTATGAGAAGAAGCTGCACCTCTCGAGCCTGCTGGAGCGGGCGGGCAGCGAGCTGGGGCTGGTCGAGGATGTGCTGGTGGCCGAGTACGGGCCGGAGGTGCCCGTTCCCGTGGACCTGGCGCGCGACGAGGTGCGCGAGCCGGACGCCGAGGTCGAGACCGTCCCCTTCTCACGCGAGCAGCAGCAGAAGCGCCTGGCCGCGGCGGAGCGCAAGCTGTCGCAGCTCGGCCGGGTGAATCCGCTCGCCCTCGAGGAGTTCGCCGCGCTGGAGCAGCGCCACAAGTTCCTCACAGAGCAGCTCACCGACCTCACGAACACCCGCAAGGACCTGCTGACCATCATCGAGGACATCGACGAGCGGATGCAGACCATCTTCGAGTCGGCGTTCGCCGACACCGAGGAGGCATTCAAGCGGGTCTTCCCGATCCTGTTCCCGGGCGGGCAGGGCAGCATCAGCCTGACCAACCCCGACGACCTGCTGACGACCGGCATCGAGGTGTCGGTGAAGCCGGCGGGCAAGAAGATCGAGCGGCTCTCGCTGCTCTCCGGCGGCGAGCGGTCCCTGGCGGCCGTTGCGCTCCTGATCGCGATCTTCAAGGCGCGGCCCAGCCCGTTCTACATCATGGACGAGGTGGAGGCGGCGCTCGACGACGCCAACCTGGGCCGCCTGCTCACGATCTTCGAGGACCTCCGCGAGAGCAGCCAGCTGATCGTCATCACCCACCAGAAGCGCACGATGGAGATCGCGGACGCCCTGTACGGCGTCTCGATGCGCCAGGACGGCGTCTCCGCGGTCGTCGGCCAGCGCGTCGCGCAGGAGAAGGCGAGCTAG
- a CDS encoding CHAD domain-containing protein, producing MYALVGVSAELAEQLVAIETGGEDAVHQARTGVRRLRSILSVYRPAFDREAQRAMRGRLTGLGERLGRVRDAEVRARDLEGLLGAESAPELVDAVEAIAAEARAEHERAHAELLRHLRSRAHRTLLADLQRFAAAPPLAKPGRRHPRRVARKGLAKAARRVRRSSGESLEQRHETRKAARRLRYAAEAVVDDLGREAVRIAAAAKTVQDALGDHRDLVLLARHLRVRADARRLSASAAAGIAVLAAECDQRAEGLLAGLDEKVAAIEAVAGE from the coding sequence ATGTACGCGCTCGTGGGGGTCTCGGCGGAGCTGGCGGAGCAGCTGGTCGCGATCGAGACCGGCGGGGAGGATGCCGTGCACCAGGCGCGCACGGGCGTCCGGCGGCTGCGCAGCATCCTGAGCGTGTACCGGCCGGCGTTCGACCGGGAGGCGCAGCGCGCGATGCGCGGGCGGTTGACCGGGCTCGGCGAGCGGCTCGGCCGGGTGCGCGACGCCGAGGTGCGCGCTCGCGACCTCGAGGGTCTGCTCGGCGCGGAGTCGGCGCCGGAGCTGGTGGATGCGGTCGAGGCCATCGCCGCGGAGGCCCGCGCCGAGCACGAGCGTGCGCACGCGGAGCTGCTGCGGCACCTGCGCAGCCGGGCGCACCGCACGCTGCTCGCGGATCTGCAGCGGTTCGCCGCCGCTCCCCCGCTGGCGAAGCCCGGGCGGAGGCACCCGCGACGGGTCGCCAGGAAGGGACTGGCGAAAGCCGCCCGCCGGGTGCGGAGAAGCTCCGGCGAGAGCCTCGAGCAGCGGCACGAGACCCGGAAGGCGGCGCGCCGGCTGCGGTACGCGGCGGAGGCCGTCGTCGACGACCTGGGCCGGGAGGCCGTGCGGATCGCCGCGGCGGCGAAGACGGTGCAGGATGCGCTCGGCGATCATCGCGACCTCGTCCTCCTGGCCCGCCATCTGCGCGTCCGGGCCGACGCCAGGCGTCTCAGCGCGTCGGCGGCCGCCGGGATCGCCGTGCTGGCCGCCGAGTGCGACCAGCGGGCCGAGGGGCTCCTCGCCGGGCTGGACGAGAAGGTCGCCGCGATCGAAGCCGTGGCCGGGGAGTGA
- the ftsY gene encoding signal recognition particle-docking protein FtsY, with the protein MADRTPWSLSNALRGLFAKKTIDDDTWDDLETALITADFGPDVTEAVVDDLRAKVERYHTTDPADLQRMLRETLEERLSKLDTTLKLSERPAIVLVVGVNGVGKTTTIGKFAKFLRTYDRSVVVGAADTFRAAAVEQLATWAERAGAEIVRPQQQGQDPASVAFQTVEKAKRDGTEIVIIDTAGRLQTKGGLMDELSKIKRVVEKQAPIAEVLLVLDATTGQNGLAQAEAFLEHAGVTGLVLTKLDGSAKGGFVLAVQERTGIPIKLVGQGEGINDLTGFTPHVFAQQLVG; encoded by the coding sequence ATGGCTGACCGCACCCCCTGGTCTCTGTCGAACGCCCTGCGCGGGCTGTTCGCCAAGAAGACCATCGACGACGACACCTGGGACGACCTCGAGACGGCGCTCATCACGGCCGACTTCGGTCCGGACGTGACCGAGGCCGTGGTCGACGACCTGCGCGCGAAGGTGGAGCGGTACCACACCACCGACCCGGCGGATCTGCAGCGGATGCTGCGCGAGACGCTCGAGGAGCGGCTGTCGAAGCTCGACACCACGCTGAAGCTGAGCGAGCGGCCGGCGATCGTCCTGGTCGTCGGGGTCAACGGCGTCGGCAAGACGACCACGATCGGCAAGTTCGCGAAGTTCCTGCGGACCTACGACCGCTCGGTCGTCGTCGGCGCGGCCGACACCTTCCGTGCCGCCGCCGTCGAGCAGCTGGCGACCTGGGCCGAGCGCGCGGGAGCCGAGATCGTCCGGCCGCAGCAGCAGGGACAGGACCCGGCATCCGTGGCCTTCCAGACCGTCGAGAAGGCCAAGCGCGACGGCACCGAGATCGTCATCATCGACACGGCGGGCCGCCTGCAGACCAAGGGCGGCCTGATGGACGAGCTCTCCAAGATCAAGCGCGTCGTCGAGAAGCAGGCCCCGATCGCCGAAGTGCTGCTCGTCCTCGACGCGACGACGGGTCAGAACGGACTGGCGCAGGCGGAGGCCTTCCTCGAGCACGCGGGCGTGACCGGGCTGGTGCTGACGAAGCTGGACGGCTCCGCGAAGGGCGGGTTCGTGCTCGCGGTGCAGGAGCGCACCGGCATCCCGATCAAGCTCGTCGGCCAGGGCGAGGGCATCAACGACCTCACCGGCTTCACGCCGCACGTCTTCGCACAGCAGCTGGTCGGATAG
- a CDS encoding DUF2004 domain-containing protein, whose product MAIEHDFFGLIDETASGGLAWDDTVELGDQTVEVELLADDESSVPEFALDSAAALIQALEGFDARARDALIAELSSRQSATSSYIDDHVEKLGDSLVDLLVYNSGDIAIDVLRSLQLMSVVIQADHSDEDEVFATFDYSIAPDETDALLTVAFDIRGDVVSVETSGD is encoded by the coding sequence ATGGCGATCGAGCACGACTTCTTCGGCCTCATCGACGAGACGGCGAGCGGCGGACTCGCATGGGACGACACCGTCGAGCTGGGCGACCAGACCGTCGAGGTCGAGCTCCTGGCCGACGACGAGAGCAGCGTCCCGGAGTTCGCCCTGGACTCGGCGGCAGCACTCATCCAGGCGCTGGAAGGCTTCGACGCCCGCGCCCGCGACGCGCTCATCGCCGAACTGAGCTCCCGGCAGTCCGCCACCTCCAGCTACATCGACGACCACGTCGAGAAGCTGGGCGACAGCCTCGTCGATCTGCTGGTCTACAACTCGGGCGACATCGCGATCGATGTGCTGCGGTCCCTCCAGCTGATGAGCGTCGTCATCCAGGCCGACCACTCCGACGAGGACGAGGTGTTCGCGACGTTCGACTACTCGATCGCCCCGGACGAGACGGATGCGCTGCTCACGGTCGCCTTCGACATCCGCGGCGATGTCGTCTCGGTCGAGACGTCGGGCGACTGA
- the ffh gene encoding signal recognition particle protein produces MATFGTLSDRLADTFKNLRTKGKLSPADVDGTVREIRRALLDADVALPVVKDFTARVRERALSDEVNKALNPAQQVVQIVNEELVGILGGQQRRLQFAKRPPTVIMLAGLQGAGKTTLAGKLGKWLVKDGHTPLLVAADLQRPNAVTQLQIVGEQAGVPVFAPEPGNGVGNPVKVAKDALKFAETKQYDTVVIDTAGRLGVDAELMKQAADIRKATDPDEVLFVIDAMIGQDAVATAKAFQDGVDFTGVVLSKLDGDARGGAALSVASVTGRPIIFASTGENLDDFEPFHPDRMASRILDLGDILTLIEQAQQAFDEDEARKVAEKFATDSFTLDDFLKQMQQLRNMGSIKKMMGMLPGAGQMKQQLDQFDEREIVRTEAIIQSMTKAERTNPKLLNGSRRLRIAKGSGSTVTEVNQLVNRFEQAAKMMKTVAKGGVPNVPGMGPIPGASYAGRKQQKNKKKGSRSGNPAKRAAENAALAAGVTTGGASPSGSGFGLGGGAAAAPQGAPAGGPSEEELAALQKFLGR; encoded by the coding sequence ATGGCTACTTTCGGCACGCTCTCCGACCGTCTTGCGGACACCTTCAAGAATCTGCGCACCAAGGGCAAGCTGTCGCCGGCGGACGTCGACGGCACCGTGCGCGAGATCCGCCGCGCCCTGCTCGACGCCGACGTGGCGCTCCCGGTGGTCAAGGACTTCACCGCCAGGGTGCGCGAGCGCGCGCTGAGCGACGAGGTCAACAAGGCTCTCAACCCGGCTCAGCAGGTCGTGCAGATCGTCAACGAGGAGCTCGTCGGCATCCTGGGCGGCCAGCAGCGCCGGCTGCAGTTCGCGAAGCGGCCCCCGACGGTCATCATGCTCGCCGGCCTCCAGGGCGCCGGAAAGACGACGCTCGCCGGCAAGCTCGGCAAGTGGCTGGTGAAGGACGGGCACACCCCGCTGCTGGTCGCCGCCGACCTTCAGCGCCCCAACGCCGTGACCCAGCTGCAGATCGTCGGAGAGCAGGCCGGCGTCCCGGTCTTCGCGCCGGAGCCGGGCAACGGCGTCGGCAACCCGGTGAAGGTGGCGAAGGACGCCCTGAAGTTCGCCGAGACCAAGCAGTACGACACGGTCGTCATCGACACGGCCGGCCGTCTCGGCGTCGACGCCGAGCTGATGAAGCAGGCGGCCGACATCCGCAAGGCGACCGACCCCGACGAGGTGCTGTTCGTCATCGACGCCATGATCGGTCAGGACGCGGTGGCGACCGCCAAGGCGTTCCAGGACGGCGTCGACTTCACCGGCGTGGTGCTCTCGAAGCTCGACGGCGACGCCCGTGGCGGTGCGGCGCTGTCGGTGGCCTCCGTCACCGGCCGTCCGATCATCTTCGCCTCCACCGGTGAGAACCTCGACGACTTCGAGCCGTTCCACCCGGACCGCATGGCGTCGCGCATCCTCGATCTCGGTGACATCCTCACGCTGATCGAGCAGGCCCAGCAGGCCTTCGACGAGGATGAGGCGCGCAAGGTCGCCGAGAAGTTCGCGACCGACTCCTTCACCCTCGACGACTTCCTCAAGCAGATGCAGCAGCTGCGCAACATGGGGTCGATCAAGAAGATGATGGGCATGCTGCCCGGCGCCGGCCAGATGAAGCAGCAGCTCGACCAGTTCGACGAGCGCGAGATCGTGCGGACGGAGGCCATCATCCAGTCGATGACGAAGGCCGAGCGCACCAACCCGAAGCTGCTCAACGGCTCCCGCCGGCTCCGCATCGCGAAGGGCTCCGGCTCGACGGTCACCGAGGTGAACCAGCTCGTCAACCGCTTCGAGCAGGCCGCGAAGATGATGAAGACGGTCGCGAAGGGCGGTGTGCCGAACGTCCCGGGCATGGGGCCCATCCCCGGAGCCTCGTACGCCGGCCGCAAGCAGCAGAAGAACAAGAAGAAGGGCTCGCGCTCCGGAAACCCGGCCAAGCGGGCGGCGGAGAACGCCGCCCTGGCGGCCGGCGTCACGACCGGCGGCGCGTCGCCGAGCGGCAGCGGGTTCGGCCTCGGCGGCGGTGCTGCTGCTGCGCCGCAGGGAGCGCCGGCGGGCGGGCCGTCCGAAGAGGAGCTGGCCGCGCTGCAGAAGTTCCTCGGCCGCTGA
- a CDS encoding GDSL-type esterase/lipase family protein codes for MRTLTRRRSRPLRTRLPLLAPAALTVALMALAGCTSAPSARPAAAQATAVAAPAAGSAARDASGVVDAVAIGDSIAFGKGVTADQAWPALVSEAHGWQLTDLAVSGSGFVKPGWNGTTYRQQVDAALRLHPQVILLAATRNDREQDPAAVTANADRMLRELRERFPEATIVGITGVWGSDQPPATMTRVDEIVGDAVRGVDGTWLDIGFPLVGHPELLQADGIHPNAAGQKVVARTIESKLQPLNLAL; via the coding sequence GTGCGCACCCTCACCCGACGCCGCTCGCGCCCGCTCAGGACCCGGCTCCCCCTGCTCGCGCCCGCGGCACTCACGGTGGCACTGATGGCCCTCGCCGGTTGCACCTCCGCACCGTCTGCCCGGCCCGCCGCTGCCCAGGCGACCGCAGTCGCCGCACCCGCAGCGGGCAGTGCGGCGCGCGACGCCTCCGGCGTCGTCGACGCGGTCGCGATCGGCGACTCGATCGCGTTCGGAAAGGGCGTCACGGCCGATCAGGCGTGGCCCGCCCTCGTCTCGGAGGCACATGGCTGGCAGCTCACCGACCTCGCGGTGTCGGGCTCCGGCTTCGTCAAGCCGGGGTGGAACGGCACGACCTACCGTCAGCAGGTCGATGCGGCGCTCCGCCTCCATCCGCAGGTGATCCTGCTCGCCGCGACGCGCAACGACCGCGAGCAGGACCCGGCCGCCGTGACCGCGAACGCCGACCGGATGCTGCGCGAACTCCGCGAGCGCTTCCCGGAGGCCACGATCGTCGGCATCACCGGGGTCTGGGGCTCGGACCAGCCCCCCGCGACCATGACCCGCGTCGACGAGATCGTCGGGGACGCTGTGCGCGGGGTCGACGGCACCTGGCTCGACATCGGCTTCCCGCTCGTCGGGCACCCGGAGCTGCTGCAGGCGGACGGCATCCACCCGAACGCGGCCGGTCAGAAGGTCGTCGCCCGGACCATCGAGTCGAAGCTCCAACCGCTCAACCTGGCGCTGTAA
- a CDS encoding SGNH/GDSL hydrolase family protein produces the protein MLARRPLAAAATAMTAALLALTALSGCSSATAASIAGVAKSSAAHEEHVAVIGDSIESGLGLDPSEAWPALVAADHGWRLDNLSVPGAGFVAQGSDGHDFSAQVDAAIAARPDLVLIGASDNDLGTDPAELSAAIHSTVDRLASALPDARIAGFNALSGQAGDDELAGGDDALRQAVIAAGGTWLDLGQPYRGKAGLVQDDDEHPTLPGQQAIAAVVADKLKV, from the coding sequence ATGCTCGCTCGACGCCCCCTTGCCGCAGCGGCCACAGCGATGACGGCCGCGCTCCTGGCTCTGACCGCCCTCTCGGGGTGCTCGTCGGCGACCGCCGCGTCCATCGCCGGCGTCGCGAAGTCGTCCGCCGCACACGAAGAGCACGTCGCCGTGATCGGGGACTCCATCGAGTCCGGACTCGGGCTCGATCCGTCCGAGGCGTGGCCGGCCCTCGTGGCCGCCGACCACGGCTGGCGGCTCGACAACCTCAGCGTTCCCGGCGCCGGCTTCGTCGCACAGGGGTCCGACGGTCACGACTTCTCCGCCCAGGTGGATGCCGCGATCGCCGCACGCCCGGACCTCGTGCTGATCGGCGCATCGGACAACGATCTCGGCACCGACCCCGCCGAGCTGAGCGCCGCCATCCATTCGACGGTCGACCGTCTCGCATCGGCGCTGCCCGATGCCCGCATCGCGGGGTTCAACGCACTCAGCGGCCAGGCCGGGGACGACGAGCTCGCCGGCGGAGACGACGCACTGCGACAGGCGGTCATCGCCGCGGGCGGCACCTGGCTCGATCTGGGGCAGCCCTATCGGGGCAAGGCGGGGCTCGTGCAGGACGACGACGAGCACCCCACCCTGCCGGGTCAGCAGGCGATCGCGGCGGTGGTCGCGGACAAGCTGAAAGTCTGA
- a CDS encoding glutamate--cysteine ligase yields MQIDFSESERSTVGIEWEIALVDGATGDLVQIADEVLRELGTPDGREHPQITHELLMNTVELVSRVHRTVPAAITDLQELIGLVREVTDPLGVELMCAGTHPFAQWFDQKVTPNERYDRLLDRTQWWGRQMMIWGVHVHVGIDSVDKALPIVNGLLTYYPHLQALSASSPFWAGARTGYASNRALMFQQLPTAGLPWQFGTWANYEAYVDDLVATGVVEDHSEVRWDIRPSPKWGTVEMRACDGLSTADEVGAVSALIHCLTDRMSGQLDAGVEPVTLQPWFVRENKWRAARYGLDAEIIQAPDGSERLVSDSLRELVDDLQPEAERLGCVDELSTVLTILDTGASYQRQLAVAEQNGGSLQAVVSSLTHELRSGLAR; encoded by the coding sequence ATGCAGATCGATTTCTCGGAGTCCGAGCGCTCCACCGTGGGCATCGAGTGGGAGATCGCCCTCGTCGACGGCGCGACGGGCGACCTCGTCCAGATCGCCGACGAGGTGCTGCGCGAGCTGGGAACGCCCGACGGGCGCGAGCACCCCCAGATCACCCACGAGCTGCTGATGAACACGGTGGAGCTGGTCAGCCGCGTCCACCGCACGGTGCCTGCGGCGATCACCGATCTCCAGGAGCTCATCGGCCTGGTGCGCGAGGTGACGGATCCCCTGGGCGTCGAGCTGATGTGCGCGGGGACGCATCCGTTCGCGCAGTGGTTCGACCAGAAGGTGACGCCGAACGAGCGGTACGACCGTCTGCTCGACCGCACCCAGTGGTGGGGGCGGCAGATGATGATCTGGGGCGTGCACGTGCACGTCGGTATCGACTCGGTCGACAAGGCGCTGCCGATCGTCAACGGCCTCCTGACCTACTACCCGCATCTCCAGGCGCTCAGCGCGTCCAGCCCGTTCTGGGCCGGAGCGCGCACCGGCTACGCCTCCAACCGCGCGCTCATGTTCCAGCAGCTGCCGACGGCCGGTCTGCCGTGGCAGTTCGGCACATGGGCCAACTACGAGGCGTACGTCGACGACCTGGTCGCCACGGGCGTCGTCGAGGACCACTCCGAGGTGCGCTGGGACATCCGCCCGTCGCCGAAGTGGGGAACGGTCGAGATGCGCGCGTGCGACGGGCTCTCCACGGCCGACGAAGTCGGCGCCGTCTCCGCGCTGATCCACTGCCTGACCGACCGGATGTCGGGGCAGCTGGACGCGGGAGTCGAACCGGTCACCCTTCAGCCCTGGTTCGTGCGCGAGAACAAGTGGCGCGCGGCCCGGTACGGCCTCGACGCCGAGATCATCCAGGCCCCGGACGGCAGCGAGCGTCTGGTCTCCGACTCCCTGCGCGAGCTGGTGGACGACCTGCAGCCGGAGGCCGAGCGGCTGGGATGCGTCGACGAGCTGTCGACGGTCCTCACCATCCTGGACACCGGCGCCAGCTACCAGCGGCAGCTCGCGGTGGCGGAGCAGAACGGCGGCAGCCTCCAGGCGGTGGTCAGCTCGCTGACGCACGAGCTGCGCTCGGGCCTGGCCCGCTGA
- the rpsP gene encoding 30S ribosomal protein S16 yields MAVKIRLKRLGKIRAPYYRIVVADSRTKRDGRVIEEIGLYHPTEEPSRIEVDSERAQYWLGVGAQPTEQVTALLKLTGDWGRFKGDKNAVSTVKVAEGKAEFVADEKKKPVLKPKSEKPADVTAEAEAVVEAEVEREEAAEANVVAEAEAIADDASDEKA; encoded by the coding sequence GTGGCTGTCAAAATCCGTCTGAAGCGCCTGGGCAAGATCCGCGCTCCCTACTACCGCATCGTCGTCGCCGACTCGCGCACCAAGCGCGATGGTCGCGTGATCGAGGAGATCGGTCTGTACCACCCGACCGAGGAGCCTTCGCGCATCGAGGTCGACTCCGAGCGCGCGCAGTACTGGCTCGGCGTCGGCGCCCAGCCGACCGAGCAGGTCACCGCGCTGCTCAAGCTCACCGGCGACTGGGGTCGCTTCAAGGGCGACAAGAACGCCGTGAGCACCGTCAAGGTCGCCGAGGGCAAGGCCGAGTTCGTCGCCGACGAGAAGAAGAAGCCGGTCCTCAAGCCCAAGTCCGAGAAGCCCGCCGACGTCACCGCCGAGGCGGAGGCCGTCGTCGAGGCCGAGGTCGAGCGCGAAGAGGCCGCCGAGGCCAACGTCGTCGCCGAGGCCGAGGCCATCGCGGACGACGCATCCGACGAGAAGGCCTGA
- a CDS encoding RNA-binding protein, with protein sequence MLAPALTHLVKGIVDHPDDVHVVAKSSPRGEVLEVRVNPEDLGRVIGRSGRTAKALRTLVAALADGRRVRVDVVDD encoded by the coding sequence TTGCTCGCACCCGCGCTCACGCATCTGGTCAAGGGGATCGTCGATCACCCTGACGACGTCCACGTCGTGGCCAAGAGCTCTCCGCGTGGCGAGGTCCTCGAGGTTCGTGTGAACCCCGAGGACCTCGGCCGGGTGATCGGCCGGTCCGGCCGCACGGCGAAGGCTCTCCGCACCCTGGTCGCTGCGCTGGCCGACGGCCGGCGCGTCCGTGTCGACGTCGTCGACGACTGA